The Paenibacillus yonginensis genome segment CTTCTGTACCAGGGAATGACGCACAACGTCCGATTCATTAAAATGAACGAACCCAATTTCCTCAATCCGGCTCAAAATCGTACTGGCTTCAATCAACCCGGACTTTTTGCCTCTGGGCAAATCGATCTGCGTCATATCGCCGGTTATGACCATTTTGGAGCCGAAACCAAGCCGCGTCAAGAACATTTTCATCTGCTCCGGCGTAGTGTTCTGGGCCTCGTCCAAAATAATAAAAGAATCATCAAGGGTTCTCCCCCGCATATAAGCAAGCGGGGCAATTTCGATCAGACCGCGCTCCAGCGCTTTCGCCACCTGATCCGGTCCCATCACATCATAAAGGGCATCGTACAAAGGCCGCAGATAAGGGTCTACCTTCTCCTGGAGGTCGCCAGGCAGGAAGCCGAGGCTTTCGCCCGCTTCCACCGCAGGACGGGTCAGGACGATTTTTTTTGACCGAACCCTCCTTTAAAGCCGCTATGGCCAGAACGACCGCCAGATAGGTTTTACCGGTACCTGCGGGACCGATCCCAAACACGATATCCCGTTTCTTGATAACCGTTACGTAATGGTTTTGGCCAATGGTTTTGACCCGAATCGGTTTGCCGCGGTAAGTCACGGCGATTTCACCTTTATATAAATTAAGCAGCTGGTCCGCCCGCAAATCGAGCGCTAGATCAATGGCGTATGAAACATCCCGTTCCGTCAGCACGTATCCGCCCCGGATCAGCTCAAGCAGCACCTCAAACAGCTGCTGGGCAACCATCGTATCCCGGTCTCCGCCGCGGACCGAAATTTCCGATTCACGCGAAACCACCTGCACGTCAATTTTCTCTTCCACCAGTTTCAGGAATATATCCTGGGGACCAAATAAAGAAAGTCCTTCTGAAGCATTTTTAAGCGGGATTCTGATCACAGTCTGTTGTTCTGTCAAATATACTCATTCTCCTTGATCTTGGACTATAGGAACCTCTTCCGCGATATTCTGCTCTACCTCAAATAACACTTTCATATAAACTTTACCATTCTCGGTCTTCTCATGCAAAATTTTTTCCGCCTTCACGACCGCATCGGAGCCGTTTTTCGCTAAAATATCCCGTTTGGCCTGGGCAAGTCCGCTGGCTTTCGCCTGCTCCGGCGTCTGTTCAATCTCAATATCCGCTTTTTCCATCACGTGTTCACTCATCCAGCCGATCGGAAGTTTCCACTTGCGCCAGGTGATCGGGTCGTTTTCGGTGTAGGTGACGCTCTCTGCAAAATGATTTTTCCCGTAGCCCGTCAGTTGTATCGCCGTATTTCCGAAATACAGATAACCTTTGGTTTTCCGGGCTCCGCTCAGCACGCTTTCTTTCTTCAGCAGCGGGGTTTCAATGTTATATTCATGCCACACCAGTCCGCGAACCTCGCCTTTGGAGACGACCGCCTGCCCGGCCTGATAGCCGGAAATCAGCACGGCACCTTTTTTGACCCGGTCATTTTTGGCTACCTGCGGATAACCTCTTTCCGCATAAATATAAGTGACAACGGCGTCCGATTTGCTGACCAGATTGCGGGGACTGTTTAAGCTCTGTTCTTTCGGCTGAGTGGCTTCCGCCACCTCAATTGTTGCTTTCGTCCCGTGGATTGTAACGCCTACCCAGGATGTGCCCTCCAGCTTGCGGGTTAAGGTTTTGGAGAGCTTGTCCTGCTCGGGAAGCTTGAATTTCCACTGAAAAGGGAATAACCCTTCCTCTTTGGCAGCCTGCTTGATATCCTCAGCCGGGATTTTAACGTTTCCTTTGACTTCCACATCCCATACCATGGAGGACATAAAAAAGATCGCCAGCACAAACAGAACAATGCCGGCGGCAAACCATTTACGGCGCAGAACCCGAAGCGTAAGGAACGGAAGACCCTTCCGCTGCTTCACATGCATCCGGCAGCTTGTCTGCTTCAGGAGCGGACGCAGCCTGAAGAAATCGCCAAGCATAATGCTCAGCTCCATGCGCCTCCCAGGCAGGGGTTTGACCTCCCAAACCCCTATCCCCTCTTCCCCGCATTGATTAATCAACTGTTCCAAATCTCCGCCGCGGATTTCCAGGCTGACCCATCCGCGGAGAAAGCTAAAGGCCGATTCCTTCACGGCTTCTCCCCCGTTCCACGATACTTGATTTCTGCGATATCCCCTTCAACCATGACTTCCTGGGGCATAATGGTCTTGATGACCAGATCTTTTCCCGTTACTTCGAGGCCGCCTTCACTGAGCGCCAAACTGAGCCGCTCTTCCGAAAAATGCAGAACACCCCTGTGGTTCTCAATGAGCAGCTGTTTCCCGCCTACAAGCGTAATCCTGGGCAGCTCAAAGACGAGATCCCCTGGGAGACCCATCGCATCAACGGTCCATTTGCGAAATTTGCGGGCAATGCGGCTCATACGAGGCAATCCTCCTTCCCCTATGCTACAAAATTATGCGCGAGGTTCCGGATTTATGAGAAACAGCTGTAATCAGCTCCGATCTCGTTAAAATCTAACTGCGAGCCGCCGGGCAGAAACAATCGGTTTAACAATCAAAGGGAGAAAAAGAGGCAACAATGGACAATGAAAGGGAAAAATCGTAGATAAGCTGTAGAAATAAAGATATTCAGAGAAATAAAGACAGCAAAAAACGCCCTTCCAGAGGAAGGGCGTCTTGCTATTCTTTTATTGCAGCAGTTGCTGAACTGCCTGGTTTACAAGCTTGCCATCCGCCCGTCCTTTGACTTTGGGCATCAGCGCACTCATGACTTTCCCCATATCTGCTTTCGAAGAAGCACCGGTTTCCTGGATGGTCTGCTGTACAATTACTTTAATTTCTTCTTCGGTAAGCTGCTCGGGGAGGTACCGGGCAATAATATCAATCTCGGCATTTACATTATCTGCAAGATCTTCGCGGCCTGCTTTAATAAAATCCTGGAGGGCATCTTTGCGCTGTTTGATTTCACGACTTAGGATATCAAGCACTTCATCATCGTTCAGAGTTCTCTTCAGATCTATTTCAAGATTCTTGATCGTAGCACGAACCATACGAATCGTGGTGAGTTTGAACTTTTCCTGATTCCTCATCGCTTGCTTCATATCTTCGTTTAATCGTTCGCTCAGATTCATGAAGTTCAAATCCTCCTAGAACTTTCTCTTACGAGCAGCCTCAGACTTTTTCTTGCGTTTCACGCTTGGCTTTTCATAATGCTTGCGTTTCTTCACCTCAGCCAGGACGCCGTCCTTAGCAATGGAGCGCTTAAAGCGACGAAGTGCAGCATCGATTGTCTCATTTTTGCGAACTTTCGTTTCAGACACCAGTTTTCCCTCCCTCCGACCAGACCGTCCAAGAGCATAACACGGTTCATCATTCTTCATTATAGGTGAAGAGAGAACCCAGGTCAACTACTCAGAAAATAATCCCTTCCTCTCAAACCCAGGCATCCAGGTTCGACATGCTCCAGAGGTCTGCAAAACTCTACAAAAATCCACAAAACTCTACAATTCTTTTTTTTGCCTTTTACTTAACTCTTTCGGTCCAGACAGGGAAAGTCTGAGAATGAATCTGAATTACTTAACCTACTCGGCGTGCGAAGCGGAAATTCCTGTAAGCGCGCCCAGCTTGGCCCCGCCAAGCAAATGGAAATGCAGATGGAACACGGTCTGTCCCCCATCCGGCCCGCAGTTGTTGATCAGTCTGTAGCCTGTCTCCGCAATGCCCAGCTGTTCGGCTGTTGTCTGGGCGACCTGATGCAGCTTGCCAATCAAAACGAAATCATCGCCCTGCGCCTCGTTCATGGAAGCAATATGTTTCTTCGGAATCATCACCGCATGGACCGGCGCGGCCGGCTGAATGTCATGAAAGACCAGAAATTCGTCGTCTTCATAAATTTTACTGGAAGGAATAACTCCGTTTACGATTTTGCAAAACAAGCAGTTCTCCATGTGACATGGCCTCCTGATATTTTATGTACTGATATTTTTGGGCTCCGTAATCTGTCTCCGGCAGCCTCTCCTTATCTATCATACCTAATAAAACGGGCAAAAAAAAGAAGCACCCGGCACTCCCCCTGAAAGGAGTGCGCCGGACGGACGTATTGGCAGGAGCTGTTATTCCTTGGGCTCTAGCCCATACGTCCGTCCAGGTGGCTTCTTGAGTAATGTCGGCTTAGCTGTATTATAACAGCGCCTCTGAACTGTATCTGTGATTTGGATCACGCTTGTAATCCCCCGCCAGGTTCGTAAAACCAAGGAGGAGTCGGACAAAAGGCTTGGTGAAATCAAGCTAAAGCTTCTCCAGCCGGATGCGGGAGCCTTCTCCCCCATTCTCCGCCGGCTGCACGATCAGCTTGCGGGGCAGCCGCTCGCGCAGCTCCGACACGTGGCTGATGACGCCGACGGAAAGATGATCATGGTGCAGATGCTCAAGCGACGTAATCACCGTATCCAGCAGTTCCGGATCCAGAGTGCCGAACCCTTCGTCCAGGAAAAAGAACTGGAGCGGATATTGGCCGCGCAGCTGGATTTGGGCGGATAAAGCCAGGGCCAAAGCCAGCGAGGTCAAGAAGGTTTCGCCACCAGACAAGGTGGACACCGGCCGTTTCACCCCGCCGTTGGCATCGTCGCGGATAACAAATCCGCCGCCGGAATCGGTCTCCAGGGAATATCGCTGTTTGGTCAGAAACCGCAGCCGCTGCGATGCGGCCTGGCTGACATGAACCAGCTGCTCCTCGGCCACATATTCCACGAACGCATTGCCTCTCAGCGTGCTTTGAAGTTTGCCGAGGAGCCCGCTTTCATGCTCCAGCGTGCTGCGCTGCTGCTCGAGCTCCTGCCAGCGGATATGGCGTTTCTCCACATCCTCCAGATCACGCTGGGCTTTTGCTTTCTCCTGAAGAGCCAGCTCATCCTGCCTCTGGCACTCCTGGAAGGCCAGCTGGATTTCGTTCCACGTTTCTTCCGAAAGGCTTCTGCCGTTCAAACGAAGCTCCAAATCTCGCAGCGTTACCGCAAGCTCCTGCTGCTGCTTGCGGTGCTGCTCAGCCAGCAGCGCAAGTTCTTCGGCTTCTTCCCGGCGTATCGCCGCCTCTGCAGCTTCCTGCCCGGTTGCAAAAGGCGAATCTGCCAAGGCTTGTACCCAGCGGCGTTCCTGCTCGGCCGCCTGTTCGGCAGCGGCTGCCGCTGCCTGACGGGCCAGCACGTCCGCCTGGACCGATTCGTTCCGAAGCTGCTGAGCCGCCGCCAGCTGCTCCCGGGCCTGCCGGGCCGCGGTTCGCAGCTGAGCCAGCCTTGACTCGGCTGCAGCCAGCAGCGCTTCGGCAGGTTCCCCGCCCGTCAGCGCAGCCAGCCGTTTGTTCTTCTCTTCGATAAGCTGGAGGCCGCCCTCGAGCCGGGTTGAGCATTCAACCAGCTCTTTATCCAAGGCCGCCAGCTGCTCCGACAAGGCGCGCAGCCTGCTCGTCTTGTCGTCAATGTACGGCCCGCTGACTTCGAAGCGGCGGCGCACATCCTCGGCCTGCAGGTCTTTGGCCTGCATGGCCTCATAGCTGCGCTGCAGCTCATCCGGGGTCATACCGGGATGAGCTGCAGCCCATTCGGCTGCACGGCGCTGCACGTCAGCCTCAAGCGCGGAGCAGCGTGCCTGCTGCTGCTCCGCCTGGGCCGCGGCTGCCTGCTCTTCGGCAGCCGCCAAGGCGCAGCGCTGGCGCAGTTCGGCGCCAGCGCTGCGCTGTCCGCGGACCCGGCTCTGCAGCGCAGAGAGCCGGGTGCCGCTGGCGCCGCGCGCGGTGCGCAGCGCGGCGAGCCGGCTGCGGGCGCTCTCCGCGTCCAGCGGAGCGCCCGGCAGGGCGGCGGCGGTCTGCGCAGCAGCCGCCGCTTCGCCGGATACCGCCGGGTCTGCGGCGGCATCCAGGCTTTCCAGGGCGGCGCGCACCGATTCCAGGTCGCGCGCGGCCCCGAAGCGCAGCTCCCGGCATTCCGGGAGCAGAGCGGCCACGGCCTGGAGCTCCGCCTCCAGCGCCGCCGTGCTCTCGTCGCCGTGCACAGCCGGCGACGGATGCTCCAGCGAGCCGCACACCGGACAAGCTCCGCCGTCCTGCAGCTCCTGGGCCAGCCGGACGGACCAGACGTGCAGCTCCTGTTCCTTCAGCTGCTGCTGGAGCTGTGTTGCACGCCGCTCCAGCTCCTCGCCAAGGCTCTGCAGCCTCTGCTCCTGATCCTGCAGCTCAGCGGCAAGCCGGGCGGCTTCGGCAAGGGTGTCCTGCCGCTCAGCTTCGCTGCGCTCCGCCTCTGCCGTCAGCTCCTGCAGCTGGCGGAGCGCTTCCTCCTGCTTGCGGCGCAGCTGCCCGGCTTCCAGGCGGGCCTGCTCCAGCTGCTGCTCCGCAGCGGCCAAAGCTTCCTTACGCTGAATCCCCTCCTGCAGCAGCCGGCGTTCGGCCGATTTCACTTCAAGCTCTTTGAGCTGCTGCTCCAGCTCTTTGCGCCGCTGAACAGCCTTGTTCAGCAGCGTTTCTTCCTTCGCCGCCTCCTCGGCAGCCAGCTTCCGCTTCTGCTCAATCTCCTGCTGCCGGGCTATCTGCCCGGCTTGCTCAGCTTTAAGCTGCTCGGCTTCAGCCTGCAGCTGGCGGGCCTGCTCCAGCTGCTCCAGCCGGCGGAGCAGCGGCGGCTCCTCCTGCCCCAGAACTTCATCCGCAGCAGCCGACATCCTCTCGGCTTCGCCTGCCTTCTCCTCGGCTTCAGCCGCGGTGGAGGCGGCCGCTTCAGCCGCAGCTCTTCGCGTCTTGGCCGTCTCGGCCGCTTCCTTCCAGGCTGTCAGCACAGGCAGCAGCTGCTCGGCCGCTTCGGCATGGCGCAGCTTATGCTCGGCCTCTTCAATGGCCGGATTATTGGCGATGAGACGCGCTTCCTCTGCCAGCAGCCGCTGCTTCTCCTGAATCAGCTCGCGGACTTTGGCCGCTTCCTCCGCCTGCTGCCGGGCTTCCGTAAGCCGGGTGCGGGCCGCATGAGCCTGCCCCTCTGCCAAAGCCAGCCTTTCAGCAGCTGTTTTGACCGCCTCCTCGGATGCTAGGCCAAGCCCTTGCTGCTCTGCGGTCAGCTCTTTAAGCCGGCTTTCCGTTTCTTTCACTCGCCGGCTCAGCTTGACTGCAAGCAGGTCTCCGTATTTCTCCAGATGGAACAAACGCTGCAGCATCTGCCGCCGTTCGCTACCCTTCAAGGCAAGAAACTCCGAGAACTTCCCTTGAGGCAGCACGACCGCCCGGGTGAAATCGTCCATCTTCAAGCCGATTTTCTCTTCCACACAGCGGTTCACCTCGGCCAGCTTGTCCGCGAGCACTGTCTCGCCTTCTGGCCTGAGCTCAATAAAACGGCTGATGGTGCAGCTTACCGACTGCTCCCCGGTCCGTTTGAAGCGCCGTTCCACCCGGTATCGACTGCTGCCTTTCGGGCCTGTCAGCTCAAACGTATAAGCGACGAACAAGCTGTTCTCGGAATGATTCATGATGCCTTGCGTGCCGTTCACCGCCCGCTCAACCTTGCCGTAAAGCGCCAGGGTCATGGCATCCAGCAGCGTCGATTTGCCGCTGCCTGTCGGTCCGAAGATGCCAAACAAACCGGTTTCACACAGCACCGTAAAATCAATTTCCTGACTCTCCCGGTAGCTTTGCAGCCCCGACAGTTTTAGTAAAATCGGCTTCATTCCGCATCCTCCTCTCCGGCGGCAACCGCCTCATCTTCAGCCAGCAGACTCATAAACAAGCGGACCAGCTCTTCTCCCGGCTCGGCTCCCCCGCTTTGCCGCTGATAGAATTTGCGGAACAGCTCATCGACCGGCATCTGCGAACGCTCCGCCATCGATTCTTCAATCGAGGGACTCCCCGGATAAACAGGGCGGATATGGACAAGCCCTTCCCTGCTTTTGCGGAGCATCCCGATATCGCCCATCGACATCGCTTCCGTAAGCGAAATCTCCAGATCGATAAAGGCGCCTGCATCACGTCCTTCCTCAATCCAGCGGTGAACCTCCTCCAGTCCGCCCCGGCATGACCACTTCACGAGCGGTCTGCCGCTGTGAAGGAAGATCTCCTGCGGCTGAGCCAGCTCTCCGGGCTTAAGGTCGAGCAGCATCACCGATTTGGCTTGCCCCGCCTCCGAAAAGCTGTAAGCCAGCGGAGACCCGCTATAGCGGATCAGCCCCTCTCCCTTGACCATCTGCGGACGATGTAGATGACCGAGCGCTGTATATTGAGCTCCAATCTGAAAAGCGGACGGGTCCACGGTATAAGCGCCCCCGACCTGGATCGGACGTTCGCTGTCGCATTCCAGCCCTCCAAGCACATACAGATGACTCATCGCCAGGTTAATCGTGTCCGAACGAAAAGAGGACGCCAGCTGCTTCATCAGCTGGCCGACCCGTGCGCTGTAGGCAAGGCGCAGCTCCTGCTCATCCCCGTCACCGGCGAGCAGCTCCTGCAGCCTCGCCTCCGAAGGATAGGGCAGGGCCGCAATGACTGCTTCCTCACCTGTTCGGCCTGCACGAAGCCGTACCGCCTGGTTCGTTGGCAGACCGGTCAGACTGATTCCGCGGCTGGAAACAAGCGGCGAAACCGAAGAGACCCGCTCGGGCTGGTCATGGTTGCCCGCAATAACCGCAAGATGGCGACCGTCTTCGCTGAGCCGGGCTGCCGCTTCATAGAACAGCTGCTCCGCTGCTGCCGGCGGGTTGACGCTGTCATAGACGTCCCCGGCCATCAGAATCAAATCCACCTGCTCCTCCCTGACGATCTGGACCAGCTCGTCCAGGAACTGCTCCTGTTCCGCAAGCCGGCTCCGGCCTTCAAGCGTCCGGCCCAAATGCCAGTCTCCCGTATGCAAAATGCGCATTCTGTTTCCCCCTAATTCATGCTATTCCCCTGTGATTCCTCTGCCTGATCCGCTCTGATCCCGGACTCAAGGCAAACCAGTCTCAACCGATCCGCACCGCATCTCCCGAATCAAAGAAATACAACCATTTCTCCGCCACCTGTTCCCCGGTGATCTGTTCAACCGCTCTGGCGTACAGCTCCAATTGAATCCGGTAGCGCTCCTTCAGCTTTTCAAGCTGTTGTTCCCGGGCATAGTCAGGGACATAATCGCTTTTGTAATCCAGCATGATCAATTGGCCATTTACTTTGAACAAACAATCGATAATCCCTTGTACAAGAACCGCTTCGCCCTGAAGAGCCAGCTTGGCAGACTGCTCCCCGGCCGGAGCGGCGCCTTCTGTAGCTGTTCCTAAATCCGGAGGGCCAAGCAGTTGTCTCCCTGGTTGTCCTGGTTGTCCTGGTTGTCCTGGTTGTCCGACTTGTTCAGCTTGCTTCGCTTCTATTACTTCTCTTGTTTGTTCGGATTCTTTTACTCGTTCAACTCGTTCTCTTGCTTGTTCAGCTCGTACCGCTACAAAATCTTGGGCTTTCCCTCCTTGCCCTTCCCTGTTGTCCTGGTTTCCGCTTTCCGGCAGGCTTAGGTTCGTTTCGGCATCCTTCCGGGTTCCGGATAAAGCAGGTGTAAAATGCGGGTAAGCCTCATCAGCCGGCATCGCATAGGTGAACGGCAGTTCTTTTTTCACCCATTCGGCGTGGAGCACCTTGTTTCCCAGCTCACTGTTCAGGAATCCGGCGATTTTGTCCGGCTCCAGCTCGCGAAGCTGCTCCGGCAGCAGAATCTGGCTGGTCTCCAGCCTGCGGAAGGTCTCTTCCACCAGCTCCAGCGCATCTCTTCCTGTCGCCTGCAGCGGCAAATGCTGCATCACCGTATGATAAGCCGTGCCCCGCTCCGTTCCGGACATTCTCCGCTGCTCCATGAATTTTGGACGTCTTAGGCGCAGCTTGGACCCTCCGTCGCCGTCCTCCTGACTGATGGCTTGGCCTACAGAAGGAGACGTGCCTGGCAAGGTCCTCTGAACCTCCCCGGTGCGTTCTGCCTGCAGCTCAAGACCATCCGCAGCCGGCGACTCCTCCGACACAAGTCTGGATTTCAGCTCGGTCACCGTCGTTTTGGCAGCGACGCGGCTGCTCCATTCATAGGGATATGACCACTCTAGCCTGCGGGCTATCTCGCCAGACAACGCGGAGCGAACCGCTGTCGGTTCAGCTCCGCCAGTTGGACGGTTCTCGTTCGTTTCTTCGAGATGACGGAATCCTTCAGAACCAGGAGTTCCTTCCCAATCAGGAATGCCTGCAGATTCAGAATCTCCCGCCAAACCGGCTGCCGCCAGCAGCTCGCGCAAGGCCTCCTTGCCTCGCGATGCAGGAACCAAAGCGGATTCGCGTCCTGCCGCCGCTGCATAAGCCATGTCCCGGGAAGGGACAAACATAAACTGCCAGTCCGGGCTGTCTTCCCGGTAGGGCAGCAAATGATGCCCTTCAGCGCTTAATCCTGCCAATTCACGCAGCGCCCCGGCAGACGGGTGCCGGATCAAAGCCGGACCAATCCAGTCCAGATAGCTGCGCCCGCGGGCGAGCAAATAGTCCGGGAGAAGTTCCTCAGCCCTGCTGAGCGACTGGCTCCAGTTCGCTGCCGATTTCTCCAGATCCTTCACCGCCGATACAAGGATCAGCTTGTCCTTCGGCCGGGTCAAAGCGACGTACAGAATTCGCATTTCTTCGGCAATCAGCTCCATCTGGCTCCGTCTGCGAATCGCCAGGTTCGGCAGCGTGGGATAACTTACCCGGGTATCGGGGTCCACGTATTTCGGACCGAAACCAAGCTCCTTGTGCATCAGGAAAGGAGCGTTCAAATCCTGCCGGTTGAACATTTTGGACAGACCGGCCACAAACACAACAGGGAATTCCAGACCTTTGCTTTTATGAATGGTCATGATACGGACCGTGTCCTGATCAGCCCCGCCGATGGAAGGAGCGCCCAAATCGCCGCCCGTTTCCTTCAGCTTGTCGATAAATTTGAGGAAGCTGTACAATCCGGGGGTCCCGGACGTTTGCTCGAACTGTTTGGCCCTGCTGTACAACGCCTCCAGGTTGGCTTGCCTTTGCGGGCCGCCAGCCAGACCTCCAACCCAGTCGAGATATGAGGTCTGCCGGTACACCGTCCAAATCAGGCGGCTGAGCTCGCCTTCCCGGGCCATCCTCCGCCAGCCTTCCAGCAATTCCAGGAAACGTCTCAACCTTAGGTAAAGTTCGCTTGGCTCCTGCTCGGTCTGCTCCGCTTCTTCCATCCAGGCCAGCAAGGCTTCGTAGAACCCGGAGCTTGATCGGGCAAGCCGGATGCGGGATAATTCCTCTTCGTCCAATCCGACAATCGGGGAACGAAGGACAGAAGCCAGCGGAATATCCTGGCGGGGATTGTCAATGATCTGCAGCAGCGACAAGGCGATTTCAACCTCCGACGCCTGAAAATACCCCTGATTCACTTCCCCGGCCGCCGGAATGCCTTCCATTTGCAGCTCCTGAATCAGGATCGGCGCCCAGCCCGAGGTCGAGCGAAGCAAAATCACGATATCCCCAAGCATTGCGGGACGTGAGCCTTTCAGGTTTTTATCGTAAACCATCAGCGGAGCACCGCCTTCGCCGAGCAGGCCGCGGATGCGAGCCGCTATTGCCCGGGCTTCCAGCCGGACCGCTTCGACATCGGCGGCTTCGTCCATTTCCAAATCCTTGTCGGCTTCTCCTTCCGCTTGATCCGCTCCGGCGGTCTGATCGGCCTCCAGTCCAGCATCGCTGCCGCTGCGGTCAATCAGCATCAGCTCCGGCGCATATTGCGGCAGGCCTTTCTCGGCTGCAGGGAACAGCTCGCCGTAGATCAGCTCGGCCCGTTCGTCATAGTCGATTTCCGCAACCGTCCGGTTCATGATTTGCCGGAACAGCATATTTACGGCACCGACCACCTCGCGGCGGCTTCTGAAATTCCGGGCCAAATCGATTCTGAGGCCGCTTCCCGAGAAGTCGTCCCCATATTCCCTATATTTCTCAAGGAACAGCCCCGGCTCGGCCAGCCGGAAGCGATAAATGCTCTGCTTGACGTCGCCGACCATAAACCGGTTGCCCTTATCGGGCCGGGAAATCAGCTGGACGATCGTCTCCTGGACCGTGTTTGTATCCTGGTATTCGTCCAGAAGAACCTCTTCATATTGGGCCTGATACTCCAAAGCGGCATCGGAAGGCAAAATACGGAGCGGCGTTGCGTCCGAATGCAGCAAAATGCGCAGGCAGTAATGCTCCAGGTCGGAAAAATCTAGCCACCCGCGTTCCTTCTTCGCTTCCGCGTAGCATTCTCCGAATTCAATAACAAGCTCGGCAAGCCCGGACATCAGCGGAGCCGCGGCATGAAGCTCGTTCACAAAATCCTCCGCCGGTCTTCCGAACAGCTGCTGACGGAGTTCGTTCAGCGACTTCTTTGCTTCCTCGCGCAGCGCTTTTACCCGTTCCTGAACGGCCGGATCGGTCTGATCCTTCTTCACCGGCTTCAGCTTCCCAAAGTTTGCAGCCTGAAACACCGGATGCAGGTCTTTCCAGGAGCCGCTTAGCACTGCTTCCTTCAGTTCAAGCACTACGTTTAAATCTTCTTCGAGGGAAACCGCATAAGGTGCCGGGCCTCCCGGAGATAAAGCAAGCGCCTTGCCCTGGGACAGCAGGTTGAGGATCCCTTCCAGCGACAGCAGCGTATCCTGGGTAATGCTCTGAATCCAGATGCTGCTCTCCAAAGCTTCAACCGTCGCGTCCGCAAAGGAAGCGGCCATGCTGCGAAGCCAGAAATCCGGCCAAGGATGGCTGCGGGAGAAATCATACAGCCGCTGGACAAGCCGGAATGCGCCCTCGTCGCTCCGTTCGCCGCTGAACCATTCCACCAGGCTGAAGAAAGCCTGGCCGTCTTCGGCGCCGTATTTTTCCTCGAACAATTCCTCCAGCGTCTCCTGTCTGAGCAGCTGTGCCTCATGCTCTGAGGCAATACGGAACCCCGGGTCAAGCGGAATCATCGTGTAATACCGCTGGATCACTTCCATACAGAAGGAATGCAGCGTCGTGATCGAAGCCCGGCCCAGCATCGCCAGCTGCCGCTCCAGCTGTTCGTTAGGCTCGCCTTGCTCCAGCAAGCCCTCCAGCGCTTCGCGGATGCGATGGCGCATCTCTGTCGCCGCCGCTTTGGTGAAGGTGGCCACCATCAGCCGTTCAATATCGACCGGCTGATCCGGGTTCGTGATCTTGCGGATAATCCGTTCTACCAGCACGGCGGTTTTGCCGGACCCCGCAGCCGCTGCGACCAGAATGTTCCCGCCGGACAGCGCAATCGCGTTCCATTGATCGTCGCTCCAATAACTGCCCGCCGGCTTCGGAATTACGGGTTCCATGGCGATTCCTCCTCTAACGTGCTCCAAATCCGGTCTTTACCCGGCTTGGCCAACAATTTATAACGGCTTTCATCCGAAGGTTCGATTTGGCAGACCGACTTGAAGGAGCAGAACGTACAGGCCGTCTCCTGTCCCAAACGGTAAGGTTCAATGGATACGTC includes the following:
- the yqfD gene encoding sporulation protein YqfD; the encoded protein is MKESAFSFLRGWVSLEIRGGDLEQLINQCGEEGIGVWEVKPLPGRRMELSIMLGDFFRLRPLLKQTSCRMHVKQRKGLPFLTLRVLRRKWFAAGIVLFVLAIFFMSSMVWDVEVKGNVKIPAEDIKQAAKEEGLFPFQWKFKLPEQDKLSKTLTRKLEGTSWVGVTIHGTKATIEVAEATQPKEQSLNSPRNLVSKSDAVVTYIYAERGYPQVAKNDRVKKGAVLISGYQAGQAVVSKGEVRGLVWHEYNIETPLLKKESVLSGARKTKGYLYFGNTAIQLTGYGKNHFAESVTYTENDPITWRKWKLPIGWMSEHVMEKADIEIEQTPEQAKASGLAQAKRDILAKNGSDAVVKAEKILHEKTENGKVYMKVLFEVEQNIAEEVPIVQDQGE
- the yqfC gene encoding sporulation protein YqfC — encoded protein: MSRIARKFRKWTVDAMGLPGDLVFELPRITLVGGKQLLIENHRGVLHFSEERLSLALSEGGLEVTGKDLVIKTIMPQEVMVEGDIAEIKYRGTGEKP
- a CDS encoding GatB/YqeY domain-containing protein, with translation MNLSERLNEDMKQAMRNQEKFKLTTIRMVRATIKNLEIDLKRTLNDDEVLDILSREIKQRKDALQDFIKAGREDLADNVNAEIDIIARYLPEQLTEEEIKVIVQQTIQETGASSKADMGKVMSALMPKVKGRADGKLVNQAVQQLLQ
- the rpsU gene encoding 30S ribosomal protein S21, with the translated sequence MSETKVRKNETIDAALRRFKRSIAKDGVLAEVKKRKHYEKPSVKRKKKSEAARKRKF
- a CDS encoding histidine triad nucleotide-binding protein translates to MENCLFCKIVNGVIPSSKIYEDDEFLVFHDIQPAAPVHAVMIPKKHIASMNEAQGDDFVLIGKLHQVAQTTAEQLGIAETGYRLINNCGPDGGQTVFHLHFHLLGGAKLGALTGISASHAE
- a CDS encoding AAA family ATPase, which gives rise to MKPILLKLSGLQSYRESQEIDFTVLCETGLFGIFGPTGSGKSTLLDAMTLALYGKVERAVNGTQGIMNHSENSLFVAYTFELTGPKGSSRYRVERRFKRTGEQSVSCTISRFIELRPEGETVLADKLAEVNRCVEEKIGLKMDDFTRAVVLPQGKFSEFLALKGSERRQMLQRLFHLEKYGDLLAVKLSRRVKETESRLKELTAEQQGLGLASEEAVKTAAERLALAEGQAHAARTRLTEARQQAEEAAKVRELIQEKQRLLAEEARLIANNPAIEEAEHKLRHAEAAEQLLPVLTAWKEAAETAKTRRAAAEAAASTAAEAEEKAGEAERMSAAADEVLGQEEPPLLRRLEQLEQARQLQAEAEQLKAEQAGQIARQQEIEQKRKLAAEEAAKEETLLNKAVQRRKELEQQLKELEVKSAERRLLQEGIQRKEALAAAEQQLEQARLEAGQLRRKQEEALRQLQELTAEAERSEAERQDTLAEAARLAAELQDQEQRLQSLGEELERRATQLQQQLKEQELHVWSVRLAQELQDGGACPVCGSLEHPSPAVHGDESTAALEAELQAVAALLPECRELRFGAARDLESVRAALESLDAAADPAVSGEAAAAAQTAAALPGAPLDAESARSRLAALRTARGASGTRLSALQSRVRGQRSAGAELRQRCALAAAEEQAAAAQAEQQQARCSALEADVQRRAAEWAAAHPGMTPDELQRSYEAMQAKDLQAEDVRRRFEVSGPYIDDKTSRLRALSEQLAALDKELVECSTRLEGGLQLIEEKNKRLAALTGGEPAEALLAAAESRLAQLRTAARQAREQLAAAQQLRNESVQADVLARQAAAAAAEQAAEQERRWVQALADSPFATGQEAAEAAIRREEAEELALLAEQHRKQQQELAVTLRDLELRLNGRSLSEETWNEIQLAFQECQRQDELALQEKAKAQRDLEDVEKRHIRWQELEQQRSTLEHESGLLGKLQSTLRGNAFVEYVAEEQLVHVSQAASQRLRFLTKQRYSLETDSGGGFVIRDDANGGVKRPVSTLSGGETFLTSLALALALSAQIQLRGQYPLQFFFLDEGFGTLDPELLDTVITSLEHLHHDHLSVGVISHVSELRERLPRKLIVQPAENGGEGSRIRLEKL